CGACGACCTCGACCACCAGGCGACGGCATCCTGACTACTCGCAACGCCGATACCCGGGGGACGGCGCCCGGATCGGCATCGGCCCCGTTTCCCGGACCGTTCCGTCAGCCCAGTGAAGGCGGGTAACCCATGAGCGAGCCTGTCGACCGTACGCGCGCCCCCGGCAGTGGCCCCGACGCCCGTGTCGAACCCGGTTCCGGAGTCGGAGCCGGTCCGGCGGACGGCCGCAGAGGTGCCTGGATACGTCCACTGCGGACGCTCGCGCTGCTCTCCAGCGGTCTGCTGGCCGGGGCGTTCTGCTACGGCGCACTCAACGTCGTGCAGGCGTTCAAGGCGGTGCCGCTCGACGTACGGCTGACGTTCCATACGGCGTTGATGAGGATGAACGGGCCCGTCATGCAGACGGTGATGGCGGTGGCGCTGCTCAGTACGCTCGCGCTCGCCATCCTGCTCCGTACCACGTCACGACGGCTCGCCGGCACGGCCAGCGCACTGGTGCTCACCACCTTCCTGGTCACCCGGTTCGGAAACGTCCCGATCAACGGCCAGATCAAGGTCTGGCTGGCCACCTCGGTCCCGGCTGATCATGCAGAGATCCTGCGGCGTTGGGAGCTGTTCAACTACGTCCGGACGCTCGCTGCCCTCACCGCGTTCCTCCTACTGCTGACCCTCGTCGACGGGGTCATTGCCCGCCGGGGCGGAGCAGGCGCCGGGGCCGGAGGGGCCGCCTGATGTCGCCGACCGCCCACGCTGGCCGAGGATCCTTCGTCGGGCTGGTCGCCGGTCGGCGTACCAGGTGGGTGGTGTTGGGGTTCTGGCTGATCGCCGCCATCGCGGCGGCCGGCCTGGCCGGCCGGCTGGGGTCGGTGCAGCGGGACGACGCCGCAGCCGCGCTGCCGGCGGACGCCGAGTCCACCCAGGTCGTACTGCTTGCGCCGTCGACGGCCGACACCGAGGCGCTGCCCGCGGTCGTGGTCTACGAGCGATCCGGTGGACTCGTCGACGCCGACCGGGCCAAGTTGACGGCCGACGCTCGGCTCTTCGCCCAGCGTGGCGACCTCGATGGTGCCGTCGTCGGGCCGACCCTGAGCGCCGACGGGACCGCAGCGCAGATCGTGCTCTCCCTCGACCTCGGTCCGGACCCGTTCGAGCGGGTCGGGGATGCCGTCGCCACGATCAGGCAGGTCGCGCGGGCGGACGCGGGCGGGATGACGGTGCACGTGGCGGGGCCGGCGGGATCGCTCGCCGACCAGAGTGCGGCGGTCAGTGGGATCGACACCCGGCTGCTGCTGGTCACCATCGCCGTCGTCATCGCGATTCTGCTGGTCACCTATCGCAGCCCGGTGCTGTGGCTGCTGCCCGTGCTCTCCGCCGGGTTGGCGCTGGTCGCCGCGCAGGCGGTCGTGTACCTGCTCGCCCGGTACGCCAACCTGGCCGTGACCGCCGACAGCAGTGCGATCCTGACCATCCTCGTCTTCGGCGCGGCCACCGACTACGCACTGCTCATCGTCGCCCGATACCGGGAGGAACTGCGGCGGCACGAAGATCGGAACGATGCGATGGCGGTGGCACTGCGGCGGTCCGCGCCGGCGATCATCGCCAGTGCGGGTACGGCGGTGGCTGCGATGCTGTGCCTGCTGCTGGCCGACCTGAACTCGACCCGGAACCTCGGGCCGGTGCTCGCCGTCGGCGTCCTGACCGGGCTGGTGGTGATGCTGACCGCGTTTCCCGCGCTGTTGGTGAGTACCGGTCGCTGGGTCTTCTGGCCGGCTCGTCCCCGGTACGGCTCCCCCGCCGCCGACGCCTCCGGCCGGTGGACCCGGATCGGCCGGAGCATCGCCCGACGTCCTCGCCTGACCTGGCTGGCGACCACGTTCGCGCTCGGCGCGATGGCGCTCGGCATCATCCAGCTCGATGCCAGCGGGCTGAGCAGCCAGGAGTCGTTCCGGGGCAGCCACGACTCGGTTCTCGGTGCGCAGGTGCTGAACCGGCACTTCGCCGCCGGTGTCGGCACTCCGATCATGGTCGTCAGCCGGGCCGACCGAGCCGACGAGGTACGCGCGGCGGTGCTCGGGACCCGGGGCGTCGACGCCGGTTCGGTCACACCGGGCGAGATCCACGGCGGCCGTGCGTACCTGAAGGCCACCCTCATCGAGCCGGCGGACAGCCAGGCCGCGTACGACACGGTGGACCGTGTACGTG
The nucleotide sequence above comes from Plantactinospora soyae. Encoded proteins:
- a CDS encoding DUF1772 domain-containing protein, which codes for MSEPVDRTRAPGSGPDARVEPGSGVGAGPADGRRGAWIRPLRTLALLSSGLLAGAFCYGALNVVQAFKAVPLDVRLTFHTALMRMNGPVMQTVMAVALLSTLALAILLRTTSRRLAGTASALVLTTFLVTRFGNVPINGQIKVWLATSVPADHAEILRRWELFNYVRTLAALTAFLLLLTLVDGVIARRGGAGAGAGGAA
- a CDS encoding MMPL family transporter, yielding MSPTAHAGRGSFVGLVAGRRTRWVVLGFWLIAAIAAAGLAGRLGSVQRDDAAAALPADAESTQVVLLAPSTADTEALPAVVVYERSGGLVDADRAKLTADARLFAQRGDLDGAVVGPTLSADGTAAQIVLSLDLGPDPFERVGDAVATIRQVARADAGGMTVHVAGPAGSLADQSAAVSGIDTRLLLVTIAVVIAILLVTYRSPVLWLLPVLSAGLALVAAQAVVYLLARYANLAVTADSSAILTILVFGAATDYALLIVARYREELRRHEDRNDAMAVALRRSAPAIIASAGTAVAAMLCLLLADLNSTRNLGPVLAVGVLTGLVVMLTAFPALLVSTGRWVFWPARPRYGSPAADASGRWTRIGRSIARRPRLTWLATTFALGAMALGIIQLDASGLSSQESFRGSHDSVLGAQVLNRHFAAGVGTPIMVVSRADRADEVRAAVLGTRGVDAGSVTPGEIHGGRAYLKATLIEPADSQAAYDTVDRVRGAVHAVARADALVGGDTAIQLDIQRTARADRNILLPIVFAVVFTILVLLLRSLVAPLLLIGTVVLSFGAALGASVLVFRHVFGFSGEDSSLPLYLFVFLVALGVDYNIFLMTRVREEAARHGTRPATVLGLAATGGVITSAGLVLAGTFAVLTTLPLTMIVQLGFAVAIGILLDTVVVRSVLVPALSLDVGRHLWWPSRLFRESAEP